From a single Mobula birostris isolate sMobBir1 chromosome 13, sMobBir1.hap1, whole genome shotgun sequence genomic region:
- the LOC140207973 gene encoding uncharacterized protein, with protein sequence MAHQQVHTGERPFTCLTCGKGFTRSSTLMAHQRVHTGERPFTCSDCGKGFTRSSTLKEHQRVHTGERPFICSDCGKGFTQSSTLKEHQRVHTGERPFTCSECGKGFTCSSKLKVHQRVHTGERPFTCSDCGKGFTQSTDVLVHQSVHTGERPFTCSDCGKGFTRSSELLVHQSGHTGEKPFNCSVCGKRFSRSSTLQRHQRAHTGEKLFNCSVCGKRFAQSSHLLSHQQVHTGEKPFTCSECGKGFTRSSQLLAHQSVHMGAAVHGFTRLSDLLVHKTVHTGESPFTCSDCGKGFTRSSKLKEHQRVHTGERPFTCSVCGKGFTWLSTLMTHQRVHTRERPFTCLDCGKGFTVSSNLKVHQRIHTGERPFTCSVCGKGFTWSSQLQRHQSVHTGERPITC encoded by the exons atggctcaccagcaagttcacaccggggagaggccgttcacctgcttgacctgtgggaaaggattcactcggtcatccaccctaatggcacaccagcgagttcacaccggggagcggccgttcacctgctcagactgtgggaagggattcactcggtcatctacactgaaggaacatcagcgagttcacactggagagaggccgttcatctgctcagactgtgggaagggattcactcagtcatctacactgaaggaacatcagcgagttcacactggagagaggccattcacctgctcagaatgtgggaagggattcacttgctcatctaaactgaaggtacatcagagagttcacactggggagaggccattcacctgctcagactgcgggaagggattcactcagtcaaccGACGTACTagtacaccagtcagttcacactggggagaggccgttcacctgctcagactgcgggaagggattcactcggtcatccgaactactggtacaccagtcaggtcacactggggagaagccgttcaactgctcagtctgtgggaagagattcagtcggtcatccactcttcagagacaccagcgagctcacactggggagaagctgttcaactgctcagtctgtgggaaaagatttgctcagtcatcccacctactgagtcatcagcaagttcacactggggagaaaccgttcacctgctcagaatgtgggaagggattcactcggtcatcccaactactggcacaccagtcagttcacatgggagcagccgttcac ggattcactcggttatctgacCTGCTGGTACACAagacagttcacactggggagagcccgttcacctgctcagactgtgggaagggatttactcggtcatctaaactgaaggaacatcagcgggttcacactggggagaggccgttcacctgctcagtgtgtgggaaggggttcacttgGCTATCCACCCTgatgacacaccagcgagttcacaccagggagcggccgttcacctgcttggactgtgggaagggattcactgtgtcatctaatctgaaggtacatcagcgaattcacactggggagaggccgttcacctgctcagtctgtgggaagggattcacttggtcatctcaactacagagacaccagtcagttcacactggagagaggccaatcACCTGCTGA